The genome window GGATTGCGGGATACTTCGGAGCGACCGCCAAAGCGGCCTCCGCAAAAACCAAAAAGACAAGACTAAGAAGAGATTTATTGAGAAGACTTTTTCTGAGCACGTTCCATCTCCCAGAGTTTGGCGAATTTTAAAAACAGCGAGTAAGAGGCCCCGACAGCAATGATAAAACCTGGGAGCCCATCTAGAAAACCGGCTTTCACGAAGTAAGTCTCAACGAACTTCCCCCAAGGCTTAAAGATCATCTTTAAGTAAGAAAACTTCTTCCCTGCCGCGAGAAGCTCTTTTGCTCCCAACGTGGAATAGCGGTCGTTGGTAAGAACCTGATCACTGATCCCATCAAAGACCCAATGAAGCAGATCGCGCTTCATTTTTAACTTTAACTTTACTTGCACTTTTTCGTGTACGTCCGCGGAATCCCACTGAGAAATGGATTTATTAAACAGGCGAAGTTGATAGTCAGGGTACCAACCACCGTGAGAAATCCAACGTCCCAGATGATAGGACTTGCGCGGGAAAAGATACCCCGCCTCGGAATTCAAATCAGAAAAACCGCCATAGATTTCTGCCGCAAGCTCGGGACTTAACGCTTCATCTGCATCGAGCGCCAACACCCAAGAGTTTTTCGCTTGAGCTGTTGCGAAGGCTTTTTGGGGACCGAACCCCTTCCATTTTTCCTGGAACACGCGGGCTCCACAGCGTTCGGCGATTTCTACCGTGCGATCCGTCGAAAAGCTGTCGACCACGACAATATCGTCGGCAAAGGGAACGGAGCGAATGCAGCGCTCGATATGCGCCTCTTCATTTAAGGTAATGATCACTAGAGATATGGGAAGTTTCGTCACTTCTTAAAGGTCTCTTTGGATCAAGGTCTTGTCAAACGATTCGCGAATGGCTACCATTTTTAGATC of Bdellovibrio bacteriovorus contains these proteins:
- a CDS encoding glycosyltransferase family 2 protein is translated as MTKLPISLVIITLNEEAHIERCIRSVPFADDIVVVDSFSTDRTVEIAERCGARVFQEKWKGFGPQKAFATAQAKNSWVLALDADEALSPELAAEIYGGFSDLNSEAGYLFPRKSYHLGRWISHGGWYPDYQLRLFNKSISQWDSADVHEKVQVKLKLKMKRDLLHWVFDGISDQVLTNDRYSTLGAKELLAAGKKFSYLKMIFKPWGKFVETYFVKAGFLDGLPGFIIAVGASYSLFLKFAKLWEMERAQKKSSQ